From the genome of Roseicitreum antarcticum:
TCTCCGAAATGTCGCCCGCCCGCAATCCGAGACGGGCAAGGAGGAGTAGAATCGCGCGATCTCGAATACCCGCCTGGTTTGAAGATCGCAGGACGCCACGACACGTTCGACCTGATCGGGTGACAGATAGCGCGGCAATGATGATAGTCGCCATTGCGGAATGCGTGGCACGGCGTGTTCAAGACCAGGGCGACAGCGATCGGACGCTGCCAGAAAGCGCAAATATCCGCGCAGTGCGGTCATCATTGTCTTGTGTAAACTACGGAGCAGTGTTGGGCTTCGTTGAGAATAGCCATTCGGATGCCAGCATAAGCGTGCGGATCCGATCCCAGTGACGGGAGAAGCCGCATGACCATTCTCCCGTGTCGTACGGCTGTCTGTTCGCGAATGCCTCGATGTCGCAGGAGCCATTCCTGGAAATCGCCAACCAGAGGGTCAACGGAGTTTGCGACGGCCTCAGCCAGAGGAGCGATGATGCCACGTCTGGCAAGAAACGAGATAAAACGATGAACACGGTTAAGATAGCCAGTCGAGCAGGGCACGGCTCGCCGTGTGCCCCCGCAACGACAACGATGCTTGGCGAACCGGCCAAGAATGTCGTGGTCGATGAAACCGAGTTCGACCTTCTCAATTGCAAGCCACGCGGCAAAATGGCGAGCGCAATCGTGTAGCCTTGGATGGTCAGCGGTGAGTACCTCAGCAAAGTGAGTTCTTCAGCAAACTGGTTGACCCACGGCGTCAGTTCGCCCGCGTCCATGGTCCTTGGTGCCGGGGCCTGTCTTTTGATGACGTTCATATCTACTCTCCCATGTGCCAGAATGGCGCTTGGGAAGTTTAGATTATGCCGCGCTGTCGCCCTGCAGAGATATTTTATTATCCTGCAATTAATGCCTAAAATTGCCCTCGTCGCGAAGGACTCCGCATAATCGTGGCCGCTGCATAACGCCGCTTATGTGCTGCAGCACATAAGCGGCGTGGGTTCACGACGTTGGCTGCGCAGGCTGAACAGACATTGAAGCAAGATCCGTTCAGCGGGCATCTGTTTGTCTTTCGTGGTCGTCGTGGCGATCTGATCAAGATCATCTGGTGGGATGGCCAGGGGGCGTGCCTGTTCAGCAAGCGCCTTGAGAAGGGCCGGTTCGTGTGGCCATCGGCCAAGGACGGCAAGATCGCTCTGACCGCCGCGCAGTTGGCGATGTTGTTGGAAGGGATCGATTGGCGTTTGCCTCAACGCAGCTGGACACCGCTCAAGGCAGGATAAATTCGCCTGCGGGATTCCCGCCGGGTCGTCGTTTTGCTATGATCCGGCCATGCTGGACGTAGCCAAATCCCTGCCAGAAGACCCTGATGAACTGAGACAGTTCACAGCACTTTTGCTCGCGGAGGTAAAATCGCAGGCGATGTTGATTGAGAAGCTGCGACACCAATTGGCAGGTCAACGGAACCACCGGTTTGGCACCTCATCCGAGAACATAGAGCAGCTTCAGCTGGCACTGGAAACGAGCGAGATCGCTGTCGCAAAGATGACGGCAAAGCTGCGGCTTCCAGACGAAGAACCAAAAGACAAACCGAAGCGCCGCCCAATCCCCGATCACATCCCGCGCATGGAAGTCGAGCTGACCCCTGGTGATGATGATTGCGCTCAGTGTGGTGGTGGCCTACGCCGCCTGGGCGAAGATGTGACCGAGGAACTGGAATACATTCCCGGACGCTTCATCGTGAACCGCATTGTGCGGCCGCGCTTTGCGTGTTCGGGCTGCGAGGCGTTCACACAAGCAGCTCTTCCATCGCGCCCAATTGAGCGTGGCCGTCCCGGTCCGGGTTTGTTGGCGCATGTTCTGGTTAACAAATACGCCGATCACCTGCCCCTGTATCGCCAGAGCGGCATCTTCGAACGCGACGGGATCGACATTGATCGTTCAACGCTGGCTGACTGGGTTGGTAAATCTACCGCGCTGCTGGAACCACTGGCGGATGCAATCGGGCGGCACGTGCTGGCGGGTCAGGCAATCTTCGCAGACGACACACCCGTCAAGATGCTCGCACCCGGCGCCGGCAAGACCGCGACGGCGCGATTGTGGGCCTATGGCCGGGATGAGAGGCCGTGGGGCAGCGACGTCCCACCCGCAAGCTGGTATCAGTTCTCGCCAGATCGCAAAGGGCAGCACCCAAAGGATCACCTCGCAAGGTATCAGGGCTGGATGCACGCAGACGGTTATGCCGGGTTCGAAGATCTATATCGTTCTGGCGATATCCGCGAAGTCGCCTGCATGGCTCATGTCAGGCGCAAGTTTGTCGACATCCACCGCGCGCAAGGTTCGGCCATCGCCGACGAGGCCATCAGGCGCATCGCGCAGCTCTACGCGGTCGAGAAAGAGGCACGCGGATCGCCGCCAGAACAACGTGTCGAACTCCGGCAAGCGAAGGCAAAACCGATCTTCAACAATCTGGAAACATGGCTGCACGCCCAACTGCCCAGTATCTCTGGCAAATCGCCGCTGGCAGGTGCAATCCGCTATGCCCTAGCGCGCATGGCGCGGCTGCGGCCCTACCTCGATCACGGCATTTTGGAACTGGACAACAACACAGCCGAACGGGCCATGCGATCCATCGCAATCGGGCGGAAGAATTACCTTTTCGTCGGTTCGCAGACCGGCGGCAAAGCCGCTGCCATCGCATACACCCTGATCGAAACCGCCAAGCTGAACGGTATCGATCCGCAGGCATGGCTGGCCGACACTCTGGCACGCATCCCAGACTACAAGATCAACCGCGTCGATGATCTACTGCCATGGAAAAATACACCGTAGGGCGGTCAGACCGGACGCTTACGGATCATTCGTTGAGATAAGCCGTCCAGTTTTGCCGCGCATGCACAATACGCAGCACGTCCAGCCAGCTGGCTTCGATCCGATAGAGGATGAGATGGGACCCTGAGCGGTACACCCGAACTGGCGGGCGAATTTCGAACCGTTCGCGCGCGATTTCCGGGTGTCGGACCAGCAGGGACATATCGCTGGCAATCGCGCGGATGTAGGTTTCGGCCTGGCCAACAGACCAGATACGTACGGTGTAGTCCCAGATCGCGTCCAGATCGCTTAATGCTGCGGGAGACAGCCTGTATTCAGTGACCGTTGGTTTCGGCATTCTGATCTCGCTTGCGGGCAAGGAATGCCTCGACATCCAGATGCCTTGCGGGACCACTGGCGATGCCCTCATCGACGAGCTGTTGCAGCTCCGCAATTGCCTGATGGCGGTCCTGGTCCCGGCGGATCAGATCGCGCACGTAATCACTGGCGTTGCTGTAGCGCCCATCCTTGGTCTGCGCCTCGACCCAGGTCTTCATCGGATCGGGCAATGAGACATTCATCGTGGCCATGGTCTTGATCTCCTTTCTCATGAAAATGGCATAGATTGCCAAAGTTTGTCAATATAAGCGCCAGCGTCACCAGACTGGACCTAACCGTTTACGGCGCACCCCGAACCCGGCGGGTTGTCCCGCCGGGCCGAAGGGGGGAGACCCCGTTCCTCAGAACGGGATCTCGTCGTCGCGGTCGACCAGTTCGGGATCTTGACCCTCGGCCGATTTCGGGCGGCTGAGGAAGTCGACCTTCTCGGCGATGATCTCGCAGCCGTAGCGATCGTTGCCCATGCTATCGATCCACTTGCTGTAGTGGATGCGGCCGTGGACGAGGACCTTCATGCCCTTTTCGCAATGCTCCGCGACCGTTTTGCCGAGACCGTTGAAGCAGGTGATGCGGTGCCATTCGGTGTCCATGACCCGGTAGCCATTGTCGTCGCGCATCACGCGACCTTCCGAGAGGCGGGGGCGCGAGGTGGCGAGGCTGAAGTTGGTGATCTGGGTGCCGCCCTGGGTGGTGCGGGCTTCAGGGTTCTGACCGATGTTGCCGGCGAGGATGACGATGTTCTGCATGATAAGCTCCTGTGTTTCCTGTCTTCGGGACCGTCCCTTCGACAAGACCCTGAAAAAGCCCGTCGGGTGACGCGTGCACGGTGGACAGCATGGACGCCGGAAACCCCCAGAGGACCGGGGTGGAGCGGGCAGGACGCCAAAGGCGGCCAACA
Proteins encoded in this window:
- a CDS encoding type II toxin-antitoxin system ParD family antitoxin translates to MATMNVSLPDPMKTWVEAQTKDGRYSNASDYVRDLIRRDQDRHQAIAELQQLVDEGIASGPARHLDVEAFLARKRDQNAETNGH
- a CDS encoding single-stranded DNA-binding protein, with the protein product MQNIVILAGNIGQNPEARTTQGGTQITNFSLATSRPRLSEGRVMRDDNGYRVMDTEWHRITCFNGLGKTVAEHCEKGMKVLVHGRIHYSKWIDSMGNDRYGCEIIAEKVDFLSRPKSAEGQDPELVDRDDEIPF
- a CDS encoding type II toxin-antitoxin system RelE/ParE family toxin, with product MPKPTVTEYRLSPAALSDLDAIWDYTVRIWSVGQAETYIRAIASDMSLLVRHPEIARERFEIRPPVRVYRSGSHLILYRIEASWLDVLRIVHARQNWTAYLNE
- the tnpC gene encoding IS66 family transposase, with translation MLDVAKSLPEDPDELRQFTALLLAEVKSQAMLIEKLRHQLAGQRNHRFGTSSENIEQLQLALETSEIAVAKMTAKLRLPDEEPKDKPKRRPIPDHIPRMEVELTPGDDDCAQCGGGLRRLGEDVTEELEYIPGRFIVNRIVRPRFACSGCEAFTQAALPSRPIERGRPGPGLLAHVLVNKYADHLPLYRQSGIFERDGIDIDRSTLADWVGKSTALLEPLADAIGRHVLAGQAIFADDTPVKMLAPGAGKTATARLWAYGRDERPWGSDVPPASWYQFSPDRKGQHPKDHLARYQGWMHADGYAGFEDLYRSGDIREVACMAHVRRKFVDIHRAQGSAIADEAIRRIAQLYAVEKEARGSPPEQRVELRQAKAKPIFNNLETWLHAQLPSISGKSPLAGAIRYALARMARLRPYLDHGILELDNNTAERAMRSIAIGRKNYLFVGSQTGGKAAAIAYTLIETAKLNGIDPQAWLADTLARIPDYKINRVDDLLPWKNTP